From Syngnathus scovelli strain Florida chromosome 14, RoL_Ssco_1.2, whole genome shotgun sequence, one genomic window encodes:
- the tdrd9 gene encoding ATP-dependent RNA helicase TDRD9: protein MSNVFTAEQISNWFTTKSSFANINITENVVEKKSSETSSKETSPETVPDDDKLKSANKTKDVRPKTYPPLASYYQPSFPIAKSKQELISLIENNSVVIIRGATGSGKTTQLPQYILDHYNDKNASCNIIVTQPRKLAATSIARWVASERKCTCGSLVGYQVGLEKTATEHTRLLYVTTGVLLEKLVAAKTLTEYTHIFIDEVHERTNDMDFVLLIVRRLLNTNSRYVKIILMSATFNCKQFAEYFSTPVGGKMSSAYVFEVEGTPYVIEDFYLDDLQDLWPTNLNSACLDEPYISPEMYHVAICLIERFDKMESEAASDAEMEGTVSFAERGSVLVFLPGLFEIRHMQEALTTLVHKRLQVFALHSTVTMEEQFGVFLAPVPGYRKVILSTNIAESSVTVPDVKYVIDFCLARQLVCDKETNYQSLCLTWASKTNCNQRRGRAGRVSKGYCYRLVSKNFWKNEIPDYMIPQMLIAPLSKILLKVKLLDMGDPRSLLSTAPSPPNLKEITRTALQLKEMGALSAKQDGKCLNGDGELTFLGRVLAQLPVDIYLGKMIVLGHIFGCLDECLIIAACSSMKTFFAIPSMQQVAGQRSKLAFAQGSQSDSIAFVNTFKAWNSFKEKGQMRELKDALIWGRKNFIQIKRIREVAELYSELKERVKEFNMHVPENTRPSDYTSMHTQKFILQVVIAGAYYPNYFVQGDIDDDLASRELCGLNPKTTVMVRSLPPYSFLYYKQLLALFRQCGQVKAIAFECSRAYVEFYKTLQDSATLPEVWLSLLLAQQKTALELSVYPIENIEASVGNRQITHLKYARVKVDLQSQSVLPVGVVSSTLDPDKLPASLCFMVNVTKVVDVGHFWGFQAEEASLEKQRQLTGEINKRTLEPVTGSLYPNFICLAPYAEVNDQSLYYRAKIQHICGNTVEVFFLDFGNILSVPCNTLRELPSDLQGQPFQAQEFQVIEMRPSPESIIYGNQWSSHARDQFIALVKDHCVVVSLYSVLHDVMRVQLLISSGTTNKSIVDIFVEGGHAVRAEESFDSKQNHEVLVSMYEDIETGMYVRNANSSSWKDRQKDDKQLIDCLLSRFSKSCPPYSRTKVRLHGPSSPYKCQFHSMFHNKNINTVTIEHSSINSIVLNENPHHKHQRMLVAGSVFIKTSGSISPGDTSLMPDIPGLPAILTMLFTPIMELRTDEERTRYTGALCGLGWNNKTKKAILPDHDIELAFDVKFDIDDITEINALRMAINHLACEGPGGNVHLPSDKIGQFQEECRERLIRLFTKSPPREVVTPVYFKKAGKWNQVDPSLKIDVAEVRTGQTRGVLFELHPPLLLNN, encoded by the exons ATGTCGAACGTATTCACGGCCGAGCAAATTTCCAACTGGTTCACCACCAAGTCCTCGTTTGCCAACATCAACATCACAGAAAACGTCGTCGAAAAGAAATCGTCCGAGACGTCGTCGAAAGAGACGAG TCCAGAAACGGTTCCAGATGACGACAAGCTGAAAAGTGCGAACAAGACAAAAGATGTCCGCCCAA AAACCTATCCGCCACTTGCGAGCTACTACCAGCCCAGCTTCCCCATCGCCAAAAGCAAACAGGAG CTGATTTCTCTCATAGAAAACAACTCTGTCGTGATTATTCGAGGAGCCACAGGCAGTGGCAAGACCACGCAGCTGCCACAGTACATTCTGGACCACTACAATGACAAAAATGCCTCTTGCAACATTATCGTCACGCAACCACGCAAACTCGCCGCCACCAGTATTGCGAGATGGGTCGCCTCTGAGAGAAAATGCACCTGTGGTAGTCTGGTTGGATATCAG GTTGGACTGGAGAAGACAGCTACTGAGCACACCCGACTGCTCTATGTGACAACAGGAGTGCTGCTGGAAAAACTGGTTGCTGCCAAAACCCTCACAGAGTACACTCATATTTTCATTGATGAG GTTCACGAGCGCACTAACGACATGGACTTTGTCTTGCTGATCGTGAGAAGACTTCTTAACACCAACTCCCGTTATGTGAAG ATAATCCTCATGTCAGCCACCTTCaactgcaaacaatttgcagagtACTTCAGCACCCCTGTTGGTGGAAAAATGAGCTCAGCTTATGTGTTTGAAGTGGAGGGGACACCTTACGTCATTGAGGACTTTTACCTGGATGACCTGCAGGACTTGTGGCCAACTAAT CTGAATTCGGCATGTTTGGATGAGCCCTATATTTCACCTGAGATGTACCATGTCGCCATCTGCCTCATTGAGAGATTTGACAAGATGGAGAGCGAGGCTGCCAG TGATGCAGAGATGGAAGGCACTGTAAGTTTTGCAGAGAGAGGCAGTGTCCTTGTTTTCCTCCCCGGATTGTTCGAGATAAGACATATGCAAGAAGCCCTGACCACGCTAGTCCATaagag GTTGCAGGTTTTTGCCCTTCACTCCACTGTGACAATGGAGGAGCAATTTGGTGTCTTCCTGGCTCCCGTGCCAGGATACAGGAAG GTCATCCTTTCAACCAACATTGCAGAAAGTTCAGTGACTGTGCCTGATGTCAAATATG TTATTGATTTCTGCTTGGCGCGTCAGTTGGTTTGTGACAAAGAAACCAATTATCAGTCTCTGTGTCTCACATGGGCGTCAAAGACCAACTGCAACCAACGTAGAG GAAGGGCGGGTCGAGTTTCCAAGGGCTATTGCTACCGCCTCGTCAGCAAAAACTTCTGGAAGAATGAAATCCCAGACTACATGATCCCTCAAATGCTG ATTGCCCCGCTGTCCAAAATATTGCTGAAGGTGAAGCTGCTGGACATGGGAGACCCTCGATCCCTCCTTTCAACAGCTCCCTCTCCCCCCAACCTCAAGGAGATTACGAGGACAGCGCTCCAACTGAAAGAG ATGGGGGCCCTGTCTGCTAAACAGGATGGTAAATGTCTAAATGGAGATGGGGAGCTGACATTCCTGGGCCGAGTGCTGGCCCAATTACCTGTGGACATATACCTTGGCAAGATGATTGTCCTCGGTCACATCTTCGGTTGTTTAGATGAGTGTCTCATCATAG CTGCTTGCAGCTCTATGAAGACTTTCTTTGCCATACCTTCAATGCAGCAAGTTGCTGGCCAAAG GAGCAAGCTGGCTTTTGCCCAAGGAAGCCAAAGTGATTCCATAGCATTTGTCAACACCTTTAAG GCATGGAACTCCTTCAAAGAGAAAGGACAGATGAGGGAGCTGAAG GATGCACTGATTTGGGGAAGAAAGAACTTCATCCAGATCAAGAGGATCCGAGAG GTTGCAGAGCTTTATTCAGAACTGAAAGAACGTGTGAAAGAGTTCAACATGCATGTACCGGAAAACACCCGGCCCTCTGACTACACCAGCATGCACACACAGAAGTTTATTCTTCAG GTCGTCATTGCTGGTGCCTACTACCCCAACTACTTTGTGCAGGGGGACATTGATGATGATTTAGCTTCCAGAGAGTTGTGTGGCTTAAACCCCAAAACGACAGTGATG GTGAGAAGCCTCCCACCCTACAGTTTCCTTTACTACAAGCAGCTGCTCGCCCTGTTCCGCCAATGTGGACAAGTCAAAGCCATTGCCTTTGAGTGCTCCAG AGCATATGTAGAATTCTACAAGACATTACAGGACTCTGCAACCCTGCCTGAGGTGTGGCTCTCCCTCCTCCTGGCCCAGCAGAAAACTGCCCTGGAGCTTTCTGTCTACCCCATAGAGAATATCGAAGCCTCTGTCGGGAacagacaaataactcatttgaaATACGCACG GGTGAAAGTTGACTTACAGAGCCAATCAGTCCTTCCAGTGGGAGTGGTGAGCAGCACCCTTGACCCAGACAAACTGCCAGCCAGCCTCTGTTTCATGGTGAACGTCACAAAG GTGGTGGATGTGGGTCATTTCTGGGGATTCCAGGCAGAGGAAGCTAGTTTGGAGAAGCAACGACAATTGACAGGAGAGATCAACAAGCGCACTCTTGAGCCTGTGACTGGGTCGCTCTATCCTAATTTCATTTGCCTGGCGCCTTACGCTGAGGTAAACGACCAGAGCCTCTACTATCGGGCCAAGATCCAGCACATTTGTGGAAACACAGTGGAG GTGTTCTTCTTGGACTTTGGTAACATACTGTCTGTCCCGTGCAACACTCTGAGGGAGCTCCCATCTGACCTCCAGGGTCAGCCCTTCCAG GCTCAGGAGTTCCAAGTGATTGAAATGCGTCCGTCACCAGAGTCCATCATATACGGCAACCAGTGGAGCAGCCATGCCCGTGATCAATTCATAGCGCTGGTGAAAGACCACTGTGTGGTTGTGTCGCTGTACTCAGTCCTCCACGACGTGATGCGTGTGCAGCTTCTCATCAGCTCTGGTACCACAAACAAAAGCATAGTCGACATCTTTGTGGAGGGAGGCCACGCTGTTCGTGCTGAAGAAAGCTTTGACTCTAAG CAAAACCATGAGGTGCTGGTTTCTATGTACGAAGACATCGAAACTGGCATGTATGTCCGTAATGCTAACAGCAGTTCCTGGAAAGATCGccagaaagatgacaagcaGCTCATAGACTGCCTTCTCTCTCGCTTTTCCAAGAGCTGCCCGCCTTATTCCAGGACAAAG GTTCGTCTGCATGGACCAAGCAGTCCTTACAAATGCCAATTCCACTCCATGTTCCACAATAAGAACATTAA CACTGTGACCATCGAACATTCCAGCATCAACAGTATAGTTCTGAATGAAAATCCTCACCACAAGCACCAGAGAATGCTGGTTGCTGGGAGCGTGTTCATCAAAACCTCAG GTAGCATTTCGCCAGGAGACACCTCCCTCATGCCAGACATCCCTGGACTACCCGCCATTCTTACCATGCTGTTCACCCCTATCATGGAGTTACG CACTGATGAAGAGAGGACTCGCTACACCGGCGCACTCTGTGGTCTGGGctggaacaacaaaacaaaaaaagccatCCTGCCCGACCATGACATTGAATTGGCCTTTGATGTGAAGTTTGATATCGACGACATCACTGAG ATAAATGCTTTGCGAATGGCAATCAATCACCTGGCGTGTGAAGGGCCGGGTGGCAACGTGCACTTACCGTCCGACAAGATAGGGCAGTTCCAGGAGGAATGTCGTGAACGTCTCATTAG ATTGTTCACCAAGTCACCTCCGAGGGAAGTTGTCACTCCAGTCTACTTTAAAAAAGCAGGGAAATGGAACCAG GTTGATCCGTCACTCAAAATTGATGTAGCTGAGGTCAGAACGGGACAAACAAGAGGAGTTCTCTTTGAGCTGCATCCTCCACTTCTCCTCAACAACTGA
- the rd3l gene encoding protein RD3-like, which produces MPLFSWPKWSRNTTTQAETSSPRCPVDRPSNDLIRELLWHMQGRECTASMLDPEHSAVDQPCFQRCPRWRTLIPKSEIEQLELLIAGIPPIHAAAVLSRFSEVLAGSKVMPWELVTVFKLVLRDIDQRKCGEAQRVSGKAKQLQTTGFWTNPNNLEQQVAKASSNDGKLREEIPTVSGYVDRAMRHTSWFRAKREWELPYFYPVPMRPAVKESINL; this is translated from the exons ATGCCACTCTTTAGCTGGCCCAAATGGTCCCGTAATACAACCACACAAGCTGAAACGTCATCACCGAGATGCCCTGTGGACCGACCAAGCAACGACTTGATCCGGGAGCTTTTATGGCACATGCAGGGGCGCGAGTGCACGGCCAGTATGCTGGACCCGGAGCACAGCGCTGTGGatcagccatgtttccagaggtGCCCTAGGTGGAGGACCCTCATCCCCAAATCAGAGATTGAGCAACTGGAACTACTGATTGCCGGCATCCCTCCCATCCACGCTGCAGCGGTGCTCTCCAG GTTTAGTGAGGTGCTTGCAGGCAGCAAAGTGATGCCATGGGAGCTAGTCACCGTCTTCAAGCTGGTGCTGAGAGACATCGATCAAAGGAAATGTGGCGAAGCTCAAAGAGTCTCAGGGAAAGCCAAGCAACTCCAAACAACAGGGTTTTGGACAAACCCCAACAATTTGGAGCAGCAAGTTGCCAAAGCCAGCAGTAATGATGGAAAGTTGAGGGAGGAGATCCCAACTGTGTCTGGATATGTGGACAGAGCCATGCGCCATACCAGCTGGTTCAGAGCAAAAAGGGAGTGGGAACTTCCATATTTCTATCCAGTTCCCATGAGGCCAGCAGTCAAGGAATCAATTAATTTATAA
- the rtn1a gene encoding reticulon-1a isoform X4 produces the protein MGAAAIDLLYWRNVKQSGAVFGSALLLLFSLTQFSVVSVGAYLALAALSATISFRIYKSVLQAVQKTDEGHPFKGYLEIEISLSQDQVSKYADKILLYTNTCMKELRRLFLVQDLIDSLKFAVLMWLLTYVGALFNGLTLLILAVVSMFTMPVVYEKHQAQIDQYVGLIRTHVNSVVGKIQAKIPGAKRKEE, from the exons ATGGGAGCCGCAG CTATTGACCTGCTCTACTGGAGGAATGTGAAGCAGTCAGGAGCCGTGTTCGGCAGCGCGCTTCTGCTCCTCTTCTCTCTGACCCAGTTCAGCGTGGTCAGCGTCGGAGCCTACTTAGCCCTGGCTGCCCTCTCTGCCACCATCAGCTTCCGCATCTACAAATCTGTGCTCCAGGCTGTGCAGAAAACCGATGAGGGGCATCCTTTCAA AGGCTACCTGGAGATTGAAATCTCTTTGTCCCAGGACCAAGTTAGCAAATATGCTGACAAAATCCTCCTCTACACCAACACCTGCATGAAGGAGCTGCGTAGGCTTTTCCTCGTTCAAGATCTGATTGACTCTTTGAAG TTTGCTGTGCTGATGTGGCTTCTGACCTACGTGGGCGCTCTCTTCAACGGCCTGACACTGCTCATCCTAG CTGTGGTTTCCATGTTCACTATGCCTGTGGTCTATGAGAAGCACCAG GCACAGATAGATCAGTATGTGGGACTAATACGGACCCACGTCAACTCTGTGGTGGGGAA GATCCAAGCAAAGATTCCCGGGGCAAAGAGAAAGGAGGAGTAG
- the rtn1a gene encoding reticulon-1a isoform X3, protein MQAAADVTKKESSWSGWKGQAIDLLYWRNVKQSGAVFGSALLLLFSLTQFSVVSVGAYLALAALSATISFRIYKSVLQAVQKTDEGHPFKGYLEIEISLSQDQVSKYADKILLYTNTCMKELRRLFLVQDLIDSLKFAVLMWLLTYVGALFNGLTLLILAVVSMFTMPVVYEKHQAQIDQYVGLIRTHVNSVVGKIQAKIPGAKRKEE, encoded by the exons CTATTGACCTGCTCTACTGGAGGAATGTGAAGCAGTCAGGAGCCGTGTTCGGCAGCGCGCTTCTGCTCCTCTTCTCTCTGACCCAGTTCAGCGTGGTCAGCGTCGGAGCCTACTTAGCCCTGGCTGCCCTCTCTGCCACCATCAGCTTCCGCATCTACAAATCTGTGCTCCAGGCTGTGCAGAAAACCGATGAGGGGCATCCTTTCAA AGGCTACCTGGAGATTGAAATCTCTTTGTCCCAGGACCAAGTTAGCAAATATGCTGACAAAATCCTCCTCTACACCAACACCTGCATGAAGGAGCTGCGTAGGCTTTTCCTCGTTCAAGATCTGATTGACTCTTTGAAG TTTGCTGTGCTGATGTGGCTTCTGACCTACGTGGGCGCTCTCTTCAACGGCCTGACACTGCTCATCCTAG CTGTGGTTTCCATGTTCACTATGCCTGTGGTCTATGAGAAGCACCAG GCACAGATAGATCAGTATGTGGGACTAATACGGACCCACGTCAACTCTGTGGTGGGGAA GATCCAAGCAAAGATTCCCGGGGCAAAGAGAAAGGAGGAGTAG